A genomic segment from Schistocerca piceifrons isolate TAMUIC-IGC-003096 chromosome 4, iqSchPice1.1, whole genome shotgun sequence encodes:
- the LOC124796211 gene encoding piggyBac transposable element-derived protein 4-like — MTSYRPAVDTVVLVELRPLDGSSCHATQRIEKLLLESDDNFSDSSESFQDTDVEASESDFDSEPCDNETLLQQMVPSEFVRASSVRIQYLFSGDSGTVVPLKQNDVMSCFMCFVDDALRTMIAEQKNLYAEQFIASHPNLAACSRVHSWQNTTCDEVKTLIGMLVLQGILHKPDHKMYFSKRESVDTPFFKKVISEKQFHLLSKFLHFADNTSYDPLGTISRKLFKIYRITEHLWRKFRSMYMPDRNITVDKSLLLWKGRLGWKQYISSSVADLTSNYTNSVKAVQELAHDLPGKGHCIYLDNWYTRLDTKFKILLLIHCPVIPPIHKLHIPRNECEDNGNEVIKIKILS; from the exons ATGACGAGTTATCGGCCTGCCGTTGACACTGTGGTATTAGTTGAGCTTCGTCCACTAGATGGCAGCTCTTGTCATGCAACACAGCGT ATTGAGaagctgcttttagaaagtgaTGATAATTTCAGTGACAGTTCTGAAAGTTTTCAAGATACAGATGTTGAGGCTAGTGAAAGTGACTTTGATTCAGAACCATGTGACAACGAGACACTACTGCAGCAGATGGTACCTAGTGAATTTGTGCGTGCTAGTTCAGTTCGTATTCAATATTTATTCAGTGGTGATAGCGGTACAGTTGTGCCTCTAAAACAAAATGATGTGATGagttgttttatgtgttttgtggatgatgctttgcgCACAATGATAGCTGAACAGAAGAACTTATATGCAGAACAGTTCATAGCTTCTCATCCCAATTTAGCAGCATGTTCCAGGGTTCACAGTTGGCAGAATACTACATGCGATGAGGTAAAAACGCTTATTGGAATGCTTGTACTCCAAGGAATTCTTCACAAACCAGACCACAAAATGTACTTTTCAAAGAGGGAATCAGTTGACACACCTTTCTTCAAGAAAGTGATTAGTGAAAAGCAGTTTCATCTTCTATCGAAATTCCTCCACTTTGCTGACAATACCTCATATGATCcactaggcactatcagcagaaaactattcaaaatttaCCGCATTACAGAGCATCTGTGGCGTAAATTCAGATCAATGTACATGCCAGATAGGAACATCACCGTTGACAAATCGTTGTTGCTCTGGAAAGGACGGCTTGGATGGAAGCAATATATTTCATCAAGCGTAGCAGATTTGACATCAAATTATACAAACTCTGTGAAAGCAGTTCAGG AGCTTGCACACGATCTACCTGGGAAAGGCCACTGTATTTATCTTGACAATTGGTACACCA GGCTTGATACAAAGTTCAAGATCTTGTTGTTGATCCACTGTCCAGTGATCCCTCCAATCCACAAACTGCATATACCTAGGAACGAGTGTGAAGATAATGGTAATGAAGTCATCAAGATAAAGATCTTATCTTGA